In a genomic window of Aricia agestis chromosome 2, ilAriAges1.1, whole genome shotgun sequence:
- the LOC121739989 gene encoding uncharacterized protein LOC121739989 — MRVLIILAVATLTAAAPHLPSKSNGISEDGEVIKIEKALGEQRFIRSTDDSESTTDNSELEDSDSELSEESLWLADEKKWHEQENEGTETTELEGEASHEQEKSSSETEDLSGSIIPTVLVEDVDLNNANAETLYPQSSLYQNNLMPWDIPGAYSRRWLYELPQYYNRVPRISKH; from the exons ATGAGAGTTCTG ATCATCCTTGCTGTAGCCACGTTAACGGCCGCGGCTCCGCACCTTCCATCTAAATCTAATGGAATTTCTGAAGATGGCGAAGTCATTAAAATTGAGAAAGCCTTAGGAGAGCAAAGATTTATACGTTCAACAGACGATTCAGAGTCTACTACTg ACAACTCAGAACTTGAAGATTCAGACTCGGAATTGTCTGAAGAATCACTTTGGTTGGCCGATGAGAAAAAATGGCACGAACAAGAAAATGAAGGCACAGAAACAACGGAACTCGAGGGAGAAGCTAGTCATGAACAAG AAAAATCATCATCAGAGACAGAAGATTTAAGTGGAAGTATAATACCAACTGTGTTAGTAGAGGATGTAGATTTAAATAATGCAAATGCTGAAACCCTATATCCACAGTCATCATTATATCAAAACAATTTGATGCCTTGGGATATCCCTGGCGCATACTCTAGGCGTTGGCTTTATGAATTACCACAGTACTATAATAGGGTTCCACGTATATCAAAACATTAA
- the LOC121739987 gene encoding pupal cuticle protein PCP52-like, with the protein MRVLILSAFVAFAAAAPAPQTPIIGVIPTFVVAPTIPPGDVEAAVIDAQVKSLDQAQAAVDQARELTEIASENVNEGVLEVNDLAKEKADLALWEAEEKKWQNLNAEQLAIAQQQAAAASLEASAEPEIKAASPAEEPKPEEPKIEEAKTEEKIEQTAEIKSAEQPAEQPEIKSENIVETSVEIKPAAEIAPEVKATELKTLNLSDIKPKLLSPVVYAAPNLGFGYQPLITPVAYSQPAWNSYSAVTSFQNLQGQLLTQIH; encoded by the exons ATGAGAGTTCTG ATTCTGTCTGCATTCGTTGCTTTCGCCGCGGCAGCGCCTGCGCCGCAAACGCCTATCATTGGCGTTATACCGACCTTCGTCGTTGCGCCTACAATTCCACCAGGCGATGTGGAAGCCGCAGTCATTGACGCTCAG GTCAAATCCCTTGATCAAGCCCAAGCTGCCGTCGACCAAGCCAGAGAATTAACCGAAATTGCTTCTGAAAATGTTAACGAAGGTGTTCTTGAGGTTAACGACTTGGCCAAGGAAAAGGCTGACCTAGCTTTGTGGGAGGCTGAAGAGAAGAAATGGCAAAACCTTAACGCTGAACAACTGGCTATTGCCCAGCAGCAAGCCGCTGCTGCAAGCCTTGAAGCAAGCGCTG AacctgaaataaaagctgcctCACCTGCCGAAGAACCAAAACCAGAAGAACCCAAAATAGAAGAAGCCAAAACAGAGGAGAAAATTGAACAGACCGCTGAAATCAAATCTGCCGAGCAACCCGCAGAGCAGCCGGAAATTAAATCTGAAAATATCGTCGAAACCTCAGTTGAAATTAAACCCGCTGCTGAAATAGCACCTGAAGTTAAAGCGACTGAGCTGAAAACCTTGAACCTCAGCGACATCAAACCAAAACTACTTAGCCCTGTTGTATACGCTGCTCCTAACCTAGGATTCGGTTACCAACCATTGATTACTCCCGTAGCATATTCCCAACCGGCTTGGAACAGTTACTCCGCAGTGACTTCCTTCCAAAACCTGCAAGGTCAACTCTTGACCCAAATCCACTAA
- the LOC121739984 gene encoding uncharacterized protein LOC121739984 isoform X2, whose translation MSGCESNGISRRGPSRARTSATSRYVDRRDSSRTRSRSPARDRRDGGRSRSPDRARHSHHHGRKVSQKEERLKVLESEICRLRKRLSDNESDQMSTIHQHRNSSKTPCRTNKRGRSLFTPDIEAPPIKDRNDNLMEQFLNMLGAGAGSRESFSSTVLANVIPEFDPLVREQTVNVWIDKVDECAEIYNWSDKQTIHYALPKLSGIAKTWYQGLPSIKHTWSEWKAMLKESFPSTENYAELLTEMLNRRVRPGESLELYYFAKVNLLNRCKIFGKQAVDCVLYGVDDRGVRLGAQAAKFDKPEDVLEFFKTIKSQNRSQYNYNVTQYNNNRDRRQHSLAAPNNSYTKTTDNTTKSNTNSMYKSQVKCFNCEGIGHPSFKCPKPLIKCTVCNYLGHEASNCIKTKGAVAPKDKNVLEVRESENTNTKYKLPISINGTTTVCQVDLGSEVTLIRESDAIELGLKWEPINGPRLRGLGNIPYLPLGRTTTNIKIQGVSEDDVEVYIVDDKLINCNILLGHTFTERPTLKITKTPNDLKFERIEHEHDLKLQLRLANDIEIKAGEMKAVNVISDVSCNGYIYVNGSIRGKLGQEYYLLPGEYQIKETNCQVLIQSVSMNPIKLKGNTLVTRAKFMGLYKEVMRIINEINDSPVDPNYRMIDSL comes from the exons ATGAGTGGTTGTGAATCCAATGGGATATCGCGCCGTGGTCCGAGCCGCGCACGAACGTCGGCCACTTCACGGTACGTCGACCGGCGGGACAGCTCGCGGACACGAAGCCGCAGTCCTGCTAGAGACCGGCGTGACGGCGGTCGGAGCAGGAGCCCTGACCGCGCACGTCATTCACACCACCATGGGAGAAAAGTCTCACAGAAAGAAGAAAGACTTAAGGTACTTGAAAGCGAGATCTGTAGATTGCGTAAGCGATTAAGTGATAATGAATCTGACCAAATGTCTACAATACATCAACATAGAAATAGTAGCAAAACCCCATGTCGTACTAATAAACGTGGACGCTCACTTTTTACTCCAGATATTGAGGCTCCACCGATAAAGGATAGGAATGACAATTTAATGGAACAATTCTTGAACATGCTTGGAGCAGGGGCAGGGAGTCGTGAATCATTTTCTAGTACGGTACTTGCAAATGTCATTCCTGAATTCGATCCACTTGTTAGAGAACAGACTGTAAACGTTTGGATAGACAAAGTAGATGAATGTGCGGAGATTTACAATTGGAGTGATAAACAAACAATTCACTATGCCCTGCCCAAACTTAGCGGCATCGCTAAAACTTGGTATCAGGGACTACCCTCTATTAAGCATACATGGTCTGAGTGGAAAGCTATGCTAAAGGAATCGTTTCCATCGACGGAAAACTACGCGGAACTACTGACCGAGATGCTTAATAGACGAGTACGCCCTGGTGAATCTCtagaattatattatttcgCTAAGGTTAATTTACTCAATAGGTGCAAAATATTTGGAAAGCAAGCAGTAGATTGTGTCCTTTATGGAGTTGATGATAGAGGAGTTCGCTTAGGTGCACAAGCAGCAAAGTTTGATAAACCGGAAGACGTTTTGGAGTTTTTCAAAACCATTAAGTCGCAAAATCGCAGTCAATATAATTACAATGTTACGCAATACAATAATAACAGAGATAGACGGCAACATAGTTTAGCAGCTCCTAATAATAGTTATACGAAGACAACGGACAATACTACCAAAAGTAATACTAATAGTATGTACAAGAGCCaagtaaaatgttttaattgcgAAGGTATCGGACATCCTAGTTTCAAATGTCCTAAACCTCTGATAAAATGTACAGTCTGCAACTATTTAGGTCACGAAGCTTCAAATTGCATTAAAACTAAGGGTGCCGTTGCGCCTAAAGACAAAAATGTTTTGGAGGTTAGAGAATCAGAAAATACCAATACAAAGTATAAGCTTCCTATCTCAATTAATGGTACTACTACTGTGTGTCAAGTGGACTTAGGAAGTGAGGTTACTCTTATTCGTGAAAGCGATGCTATAGAATTAGGGTTAAAATGGGAACCAATAAATGGACCACGATTAAGAGGGCTAGGGAACATACCATATTTGCCTTTAGGTCGCACGACAACTAACATTAAAATACAGGGAGTAAGCGAAGATGATGTTGAAGTTTATATAGTTgatgataaattaataaattgtaacattctACTAGGACATACGTTTACGGAAAGACCTACActtaaaattacgaaaaccccaaatgatttaaaatttgagCGTATAGAACATGAACATGACTTAAAACTACAGTTACGTTTAGCTAATGACATTGAAATAAAGGCAGGAGAGATGAAAGCTGTGAATGTTATTTCGGATGTCTCTTGTAATGGATATATTTATGTAAACGGATCAATTCGTGGAAAGCTAGGACAAGAATATTATCTTTTACCTGGGGAGTATCaaataaaagaaacaaattgTCAGGTTTTAATTCAGAGCGTAAGCATGAATCCTATAAAGCTAAAAGGTAATACTCTTGTAACGCGTGCTAAATTTATGGGATTATATAAAGAAGTTATGagaataattaatgaaattaatgacTCACCTGTTGATCCTAAC TACCGAATGATAGATTCCTTATAG
- the LOC121739984 gene encoding uncharacterized protein LOC121739984 isoform X1, translating into MSGCESNGISRRGPSRARTSATSRYVDRRDSSRTRSRSPARDRRDGGRSRSPDRARHSHHHGRKVSQKEERLKVLESEICRLRKRLSDNESDQMSTIHQHRNSSKTPCRTNKRGRSLFTPDIEAPPIKDRNDNLMEQFLNMLGAGAGSRESFSSTVLANVIPEFDPLVREQTVNVWIDKVDECAEIYNWSDKQTIHYALPKLSGIAKTWYQGLPSIKHTWSEWKAMLKESFPSTENYAELLTEMLNRRVRPGESLELYYFAKVNLLNRCKIFGKQAVDCVLYGVDDRGVRLGAQAAKFDKPEDVLEFFKTIKSQNRSQYNYNVTQYNNNRDRRQHSLAAPNNSYTKTTDNTTKSNTNSMYKSQVKCFNCEGIGHPSFKCPKPLIKCTVCNYLGHEASNCIKTKGAVAPKDKNVLEVRESENTNTKYKLPISINGTTTVCQVDLGSEVTLIRESDAIELGLKWEPINGPRLRGLGNIPYLPLGRTTTNIKIQGVSEDDVEVYIVDDKLINCNILLGHTFTERPTLKITKTPNDLKFERIEHEHDLKLQLRLANDIEIKAGEMKAVNVISDVSCNGYIYVNGSIRGKLGQEYYLLPGEYQIKETNCQVLIQSVSMNPIKLKGNTLVTRAKFMGLYKEVMRIINEINDSPVDPNHGMIDSL; encoded by the exons ATGAGTGGTTGTGAATCCAATGGGATATCGCGCCGTGGTCCGAGCCGCGCACGAACGTCGGCCACTTCACGGTACGTCGACCGGCGGGACAGCTCGCGGACACGAAGCCGCAGTCCTGCTAGAGACCGGCGTGACGGCGGTCGGAGCAGGAGCCCTGACCGCGCACGTCATTCACACCACCATGGGAGAAAAGTCTCACAGAAAGAAGAAAGACTTAAGGTACTTGAAAGCGAGATCTGTAGATTGCGTAAGCGATTAAGTGATAATGAATCTGACCAAATGTCTACAATACATCAACATAGAAATAGTAGCAAAACCCCATGTCGTACTAATAAACGTGGACGCTCACTTTTTACTCCAGATATTGAGGCTCCACCGATAAAGGATAGGAATGACAATTTAATGGAACAATTCTTGAACATGCTTGGAGCAGGGGCAGGGAGTCGTGAATCATTTTCTAGTACGGTACTTGCAAATGTCATTCCTGAATTCGATCCACTTGTTAGAGAACAGACTGTAAACGTTTGGATAGACAAAGTAGATGAATGTGCGGAGATTTACAATTGGAGTGATAAACAAACAATTCACTATGCCCTGCCCAAACTTAGCGGCATCGCTAAAACTTGGTATCAGGGACTACCCTCTATTAAGCATACATGGTCTGAGTGGAAAGCTATGCTAAAGGAATCGTTTCCATCGACGGAAAACTACGCGGAACTACTGACCGAGATGCTTAATAGACGAGTACGCCCTGGTGAATCTCtagaattatattatttcgCTAAGGTTAATTTACTCAATAGGTGCAAAATATTTGGAAAGCAAGCAGTAGATTGTGTCCTTTATGGAGTTGATGATAGAGGAGTTCGCTTAGGTGCACAAGCAGCAAAGTTTGATAAACCGGAAGACGTTTTGGAGTTTTTCAAAACCATTAAGTCGCAAAATCGCAGTCAATATAATTACAATGTTACGCAATACAATAATAACAGAGATAGACGGCAACATAGTTTAGCAGCTCCTAATAATAGTTATACGAAGACAACGGACAATACTACCAAAAGTAATACTAATAGTATGTACAAGAGCCaagtaaaatgttttaattgcgAAGGTATCGGACATCCTAGTTTCAAATGTCCTAAACCTCTGATAAAATGTACAGTCTGCAACTATTTAGGTCACGAAGCTTCAAATTGCATTAAAACTAAGGGTGCCGTTGCGCCTAAAGACAAAAATGTTTTGGAGGTTAGAGAATCAGAAAATACCAATACAAAGTATAAGCTTCCTATCTCAATTAATGGTACTACTACTGTGTGTCAAGTGGACTTAGGAAGTGAGGTTACTCTTATTCGTGAAAGCGATGCTATAGAATTAGGGTTAAAATGGGAACCAATAAATGGACCACGATTAAGAGGGCTAGGGAACATACCATATTTGCCTTTAGGTCGCACGACAACTAACATTAAAATACAGGGAGTAAGCGAAGATGATGTTGAAGTTTATATAGTTgatgataaattaataaattgtaacattctACTAGGACATACGTTTACGGAAAGACCTACActtaaaattacgaaaaccccaaatgatttaaaatttgagCGTATAGAACATGAACATGACTTAAAACTACAGTTACGTTTAGCTAATGACATTGAAATAAAGGCAGGAGAGATGAAAGCTGTGAATGTTATTTCGGATGTCTCTTGTAATGGATATATTTATGTAAACGGATCAATTCGTGGAAAGCTAGGACAAGAATATTATCTTTTACCTGGGGAGTATCaaataaaagaaacaaattgTCAGGTTTTAATTCAGAGCGTAAGCATGAATCCTATAAAGCTAAAAGGTAATACTCTTGTAACGCGTGCTAAATTTATGGGATTATATAAAGAAGTTATGagaataattaatgaaattaatgacTCACCTGTTGATCCTAACCATGG AATGATAGATTCCTTATAG
- the LOC121739988 gene encoding cuticle protein 65-like, with the protein MRFLIVAAAVLACAAAAPSGALLAGPYGHGLGLAGPLGLAHGGLAVAHAAPLAVAHAPALPTIPPGDLQGAAIDAHVEATDHARASVDAAREYHDQASELQGQAINAAEDHAWQSVDAAQTAQAQVDGAAAGVAPVVARQLAGHGHGLAYAAHAPVLAAPAPVLAGHGLGYAGHGLGYAGLGHAALAGSRSVATSSLSQTHPAPLIHAPVAYAAHGGLLAGHGLAHGW; encoded by the exons ATGAGATTTCTG ATTGTTGCCGCCGCCGTCCTCGCCTGCGCCGCAGCCGCACCCTCGGGTGCCCTGCTGGCCGGCCCCTACGGTCACGGGCTCGGGCTCGCCGGTCCCCTGGGCCTAGCCCACGGCGGGCTCGCCGTCGCCCACGCCGCCCCCCTGGCCGTCGCCCACGCCCCAGCTCTCCCCACCATCCCCCCGGGTGACCTCCAGGGCGCCGCCATCGACGCCCACGTCGAGGCCACCGACCATGCCCGCGCCTCCGTCGACGCCGCCCGCGAGTACCACGACCAGGCTAGCGAGCTCCAGGGTCAGGCCATCAACGCCGCCGAGGATCACGCCTGGCAGTCGGTCGACGCCGCCCAGACCGCCCAGGCTCAGGTCGACGGCGCCGCCGCCGGAGTCGCCCCCGTGGTAGCCCGCCAGCTCGCCGGCCACGGCCACGGCCTGGCCTACGCCGCGCACGCCCCGGTGCTCGCCGCTCCTGCCCCCGTCCTCGCCGGCCACGGTCTCGGCTACGCCGGCCACGGACTCGGATACGCCGGCCTGGGCCACGCCGCGCTCGCCGGCTCCCGTTCCGTCGCCACCTCCTCTCTGTCCCAGACCCACCCCGCGCCCCTGATCCACGCCCCGGTCGCGTACGCCGCGCACGGCGGACTCCTCGCCGGACACGGCCTCGCGCACGGATGGTAA